TATTACCTGCTTCTGAAAGTGTTGCATAACTTACAAATACTTTTTCTAGATAATCAGTTTCGATTATCTGTAAATATGCTTCACCTACTGTTGTTGCCAACTCAAGTTTTTTTGTATGGTTTATGAACCTTTCAGATAATTCTTGAAAGTCCACTCTTTCATATGGAAATTCCTTAAACTTTATCATATCAAAATGCCTCCTTTAAGATATTCGTCAATTCTTCCTTACTACCAAAAGGCAGTACCCCTAATAAGAAGTGATTACTCATCTTTTCTTTTTCTTCTTCAGTGGTTCCAAGTTCTGTCAGTGATTTATTAAGTTCTAGAATCTCTAAAAAATCTTCTACTAACACTGGTAACTTGGATGCGGCTATATTATCATCTACATTCTCCAAATCGGTATTGAACAAACGTGCAACTTCAGCACATTTTTCAGGTGTCTTCGTTATTTGGAAACGAACAAAACCCGGATATAGAGAGGCAAGGGCCTGACCATGTGGAATATATGAAGCAATACCACCTATAATTTCACTTAAAGGGTGAGGAATAGTTGCAGCAGCATTTGAAAGTGAAATCCCAGCGAACATTTCGGCCTCACTCATCATCTCACGAAGCTTGATATTTCTAGAATCTTCCATGAGACGTGGTAACGCATATATTATATTCTGCAATGCTTGTCTACCGATAGTCTTAGTATAGACACTTGCTTCTTCACGCATATAACTTTCAAAGGCATGAGAGAATGCATCAAAACCTGTCATAGCTGTAAGATTCCTAGGCATTGTAACAGTTAGTTCTACATCTATAATTGCTTCCTTAGGGAATACCTGATTATGGAAAATACAAACCTTTTCGTCTGTAGTCTCATCACTGATAATCATCGCTTGGGTCAACTCACTACCAGTCCCAGCTGTTGTTGGAATGGTAATTAAAGGAAGTACTGGTGTAGAAACTGCCTCATAATCTGCAAAAGGACTAGTAAAACTGTCATATGCCTTGTTCCAATCAATCTTGTCAGGTTGATAGAATAATGAAATGGCTTTTGCTGTATCAATAGAACTTCCACCGCCTACTGCCACCACTACTTGTACATTTTTTGAATTTACAATGCCAATCGCCTTTTCTATACTCTGAACAGTAGGATTTGGTACGACTTCATCATAATGTATTGTCTCTATTTCTTTTCTAGATAGAAGTTCCTTAACTCTGTCATAAAGAGGATTTAGTACTTTCTCTTTCTTTGTAGTCGTAACTAGTAAACATTTTGTACCGTATTTTTTTACAATATCTCCAATATTATTCAATTGCCCTGCTCCGAAATGAATCTTTGTTGGATTATAAAATGTAAACTGTTCCATTAGTACCTCCCTATCTATAATTGATTATTGAATTTTAGTACCTTTTATCCAAACGTCTTTTGGTCCCTCAATAGCATTAAAATCCTCAAATGGTGATTTAGATAAAGCTATGAATGAGGCTTCTTTCCCTACAGCAATCATGCCCAACTGATCTTGATCAAGTAATATAGCGCCGTTCTTTGTTCCGATCTTCAGTACATCTGCTGTATCAATTCCTATGTTGTGAAGAAGTACCAATTCGTAAAAAGCTCTCTCATGAGGGTTAAATGGACATCCTGCATCAGTTCCCATTGCAAGAGGAATCCCCATTGAAAATGCCTTCAATGTCGCTTTGTTATGTATTTCTAGAATTGCTTTTGATTTTTTGTGGTCTGGATTATCTGGCTCCCTACGAATACCTTCCACTGTAGCATAATATGGTGCACATAATGTGGGTACGAGAAATGTACCTCGTTCAATCATCAACTTCATGATATCCTCACTATTGAAGACACCATGTTCAATAGAATCCACTCCAGCAAGAACACTACGTTTAATCGCTGTGTTGCCATGTGCATGCACTGCAACTTTTCGTCCACGTGCGTGTGCTTCTCTTACAGCTGCATCAATTTCTTCTTGATTGACCTCAGGAGGCCCTTGTTCCTCTCCTAAAGAGTTGACTCCACCTGACATCATGACCTTTACGATATCAGCACCTTCTTTTATAACTAGACGTGCACCTTTAGTGAATTCATCTACACCATCACATTCCACACCTATTTCATAGCCATGACCTCCTGTCGCTGTCAGTGCCTTTCCAGAACTTATTAATTTCGGTAAACCTTCTAGTTCACCACATTTTTGTGCATTACTGATACCAATAGTCACACCTTCACAAGATCCTAGATCTCTACATGCAACTACACCAGCAGTCATAAGTTTTTTTAGTTTATCAAGAGCATTAATAGTTGTCTGCGCCCACCCAATTGCATTAGTTGGTGCTCTATCAATTGATGCAAGATGTACATGACAATCAATTAATCCAGGCATAACAAAATTATCAGACATATCAATTGTCTCACTTATTGTGAATGTTGATATTTCGTCACTATCACTATCACCAGTCCAGATTATCTTCTCTCCATCTGTTATAATTGATTGATTGAACAAACGCTCTTCACCATTAAACAGTTCCTTAAATATATATAATTTCATATGTATCACTCCAAATTCTTATTAAGCTTATTGGCAACACTAGGAACAAATCTTCCATCCCTTATTATTACATGTTCCTCATTTAGTTTTGTATCAGTACCTACAAACAACCCCATCTCATTAAATGGAATAGTGATGTCCGTATGAAAATTCATATAACAATCTGGGTTCTCCTTACGTTTCATCGTAATTTCATTTTCACGTGCTATCATTTCTTTACCACTGTATATATTATATACAGGGCTGTCCTCTCCACGGGCAAAACATGGGTCACCAACGGCAATGTGAGGACCCATTTTTTCTGCCAGTAGGATTGGTAATCGAGAGAACAGATTAAAATCTAAAGCCATACGGTAGGCTAATGTATTAGTACCTATTGAAAGTTCACCTATGGGAACATTCTCTGTACTATTCAACAGATTCTCGAATATATATTGTCTATTCTCTTCTTCATCTGAAAAATTATCGCAATCATAATCTGTCACAAGTCCATCTCTAAAAGTTAGTCTAAGATTTTTATAATATTTATTCTTTAGAAATATTTCTTTTACATTAAGTACACCATTCGTCTCAGCTAGTATTGGTGTAGTAAACATTTCACCATGAGGTACATTAATATCTCCACCACAGTTTAAAAACTTTGTCTGAGTCCCTTTATTTTTCAACTGCGACATAGATACATTTAAATCCGTTACATTACCATTCATACCAACAAGATGCACTCTATCACACTTATCTAAGATACCAATAAGTTTTTCTTGTATCAGTTCATATGGTTCTGATTCCTCAGTATTAAGTTTGGAAAATCCATCAAAGATTTCTTGAAAATCATAACCTACACGTTTATCTGGAAATACTACACTGCAAAAGGACAAAGTATCAGGTTTTAGTAAATTTGATTCAATACCTCTATTCTCTGCAATCATAGAATTATATATCTTCAATGTATCAGTAGATGGATGATATGCATATTTGCTTAGCGTATCTGGCTCAACCTCATTACCGAAAGTACCTACACGAATGAAACCACAAGTGTTTTTGATATATTCGTGGTAACGTTCTATTGCAATACTATAAGCATGTTTCTGAGCCTCATAACATTCCAAACTCGAATATATAGCATAATCATAACTATGGTCCATAATACACTGTCCTTGATAAGCAATTGATGACGGCATAAGAATAATTGGTTCCATACCACGTCTTCTTAGTATCTCAACAATGCCCTGTGCCAATGCTTCCTGCCCGATAGCATACATTATTCGTATGTTTGTACGATTACCTATTGTACGAGATTGGCTTAGAAAGCCATGGAAAAATGCATCAACAATATGATTAGCCATCTTATCAATCGTAACCTGTGGTAATGCATACCAATATTGGCACATTTCTTGCTCTAGTTTAGTAATATATACTCCGTATCCTGACATCCAATCAAGATTAGAAGGATTCGCACTCTCAAGTACACGATTAAAACAATTGATTGTTGTTGACCTTTCCAACATTAGAGTATCTTCTATATGTATTCGTGTCTTACAGAACTGCTTATCAAACTCCCCTTGAAGTTTTTCTCTATCTAAATCCATAAAGTATTTACGAAGAGCTATGAGAAGATCACTTTTATTCCATACGAATATAGGACGATTAAGCATAACATTTCGTAACGATCGGTCAAAAGCATAGTAGATAACACTAAGAATATCTGCATCTGCAAATCCAAGTTCATGAAGATACCTAGGGTTAGCAAAATTATGAGCATAATCTAACCCCATTCCTCCAAAAAGTAGTTTATTCTGCTCCAAAGTTCTGTGTTTGCCAATATTTTGTCTTATCCTTTGAGCTGTATTCAATTTCTCATTGCATGATTCAAGAAACAAATCATAATAATATCTCAATTCATTATCTACCACTTTACATATCTCCTTCATATTTCTCTTCTTATAAGTTGGATGCCATTAATTGGAGCTATTGAATGATGTCTACATATTTATAATCATACTCTAGACCGACACTGAACATACGTAGACCCGTCACATTTTCTCTTTGAACATAATTGACATATTTGAACGTCATAGGAATGTACAAATAAGCATCACAAGCCATTTTTTCACATTCTTTGATTAGTTTGATTCTTTCATCCCCTGTAGCTACCAATGTTTTTTCCCAAAGTGCATTGTATTCTTCACTTTCCCATTGTTTCTCATTATAGATGAATCCAAGGAATTCTCCTGCATCGTAAGTTGAACCTGTTGGTCCACCACCAATCAAACATTGATACGTACCACCAATAATATATGGCATTAGATTAGCCATCTCTAGAGGTTTCATAAGAACATTGACCCCAAGGTATTGTTTCCACATGGCTTGCATTGCTTGAACATTGGTTATAACACCTGGTGCATTCGGTAAAACAAATTCAGCTTCTTGTTCAAATTGTTCCTTTGTCTTACCACATTCAGCTAACCCTTCTGCAAATAGATCTTTTGCACGATCAATAGCACCTTCTTTACCTGAAGCATAAGTTTTTCCGTCAATTGATCCACCAGGGAAGTTATGCATGTCATATACTAAATCTCCTTGTTGCTCTCTGAAATCTCCACCATTCTCACCACGCATTCCATAAGGTACTAAGCCATATGCTGCTCCTTTAGGTTGCTTGACAACATCATTAACAAATGCTTGACGGTCAAATGTGAGTCCTAGTGCTTCACGAATCTTTTCATTCTGGAAATAGTTAAAAGCGACACCTTCTATTTCTTTATGACTGTTGAATTGAATGATCTGAGTTGATAGTTTACGTACCTCGGATACATTGTCATATTTACCAGCATCTGCAACTTCTTGACTGATTGTCATGAAGTCAATAGCCTCTGTATCATACAAACTTTGAATAGTGTTTGCATCTTTAGCCAAAGTGATTTCTACTCTAGAAAGTTTCACATTATCTGCATCCCAATAATTAGGATTTTTCTCTAGGGTCATAGAGACTTCTTGATCCCAACTAGTAAGAGTAAATGGACCTGAACAAACGATTTTATCTAAGTCAGTACCATAAAGCGCTCCATATTCTTCAGCTGCTTTCTTTTGGACAGGTGCGAATGAAGCTGTTCTAACATAATCAATAAAGTAATCTGTTGGTTTTTCAAGAGTAAATATAATTTTATTGCCCTCTGCTCTAACACCCATATCCTCATATGGTAAATCTTCAATAGGATCTGCATCTTCAGATTCAGTTCTACTTGAATAAATGGCTTCAGCATTTTTAAATATAAAAAAATCATTTACATTTGGTGAATTCATTTCAGGATTAAGTGGACGTTGAAATGAATAAACTATATCTTCTGTTGTAACAGGTGTACCATCTGACCACATAGCACCTTCACGTAATGTGAATGTCCATACAGTTGCATCCTCATTATGTTCAACTTTTTCAGCCAAACCAGGCTCATAACCCATACCACTTTCATCAAAACGAACAAGAGGTTCATGTGTCGCATTGATAATTGAATTGGCATTAGCATCACGGAAAATAATTGGGTCAAGACTTGTTGGGTTACCACCTAGGATTGTATTGAACACTTTCTCTACTGCTTTTCCCTTATTATCATTTGTTGAATCATTTGTAGTCGGTTCTCCATCTTTCTTTGTACATGAACTGAACACCATTATTAATAACAAGATCATTACCAGCAGTACACTAACCTTTACATTAATTTTTTTCATTGATTCTCCTCCTTAATAATTTTGGTTTAGAGCATTTTACAACATACATCATATACTTTATTCAAGATTTTCAAGTATAGGAAAGTGACACGCACAAAAATGACCTGGTGCAACTTCCTTTGTTTCAGGGCGAATCGTTTTGCACTTCTCCTTGGCATATGCACAACGAGTACAGAACTTACAGCCCTTTGGCACATTAATGGGAGATGGAATCTCTCCTTTTAGCATGATACGTTGATGTTCTTCATTCATATCAGGATCAGGAACAGGAATAGCAGAAAATAACGCTTGAGTATAAGGATGTACAGAATGATGATAGATATCTGCACTAGGTCCTAGTTCCATTTGTGAACCAAGATACATAACCATAATATTGGTGGAAATATATCTCACCATGGATAAATCATGAGCAATGAATATATAGGTTAAATTATTTTCTTTTTGTAACTCAATCAATAAGTTCATAACTTGTGCCTGAATAGATACGTCCAAAGCACTGATAGGCTCATCACAAATAATGATATCAGGATTCATGGATAAAGCACGAGCAATACCTATACGTTGACGCTGTCCACCTGAAAATTCATGTGGAAATCGATTTGAATGTTCTTCATTTAATCCTACGATTCTTAAAAGTTCTACTGCTTTTTCGTGACGTTCTTTTTTGTTATACAATTTACGGTATGCCCAACCTTCTGACACTATCTCACCCACTGTCATTCGTGGATTAAGAGATGCAAAAGGGTCTTGAAAAATCATCTGCATACAGTTAGAAAAATTCTTTCTATGTTTACGATTCTTGGTGTCGAGAATTTCTCCAGCAAGCTTGATTTCACCTGCTGTCGACTCATAGATGTTCATTAAAGTTCTTCCCAATGTGGTTTTGCCACATCCAGATTCTCCAACTACACCTAGAGTTTCACCACGATTCAATTCAAAACTTATATCATCTACTGCTTTTAGATATTTATTTCTGCCGATATTGAACTCTTTGCTCAGGTGGCTGACTTTCATCAAAACTTCTCTCATAGAAAAACCTCCTGTTTCGTAATCGGATTAATTGTCTTAGGTGCCATTTCATGGTATAGCCAACAAGATACCATGTGTTTATCATTCACGTTATATGTAGGTGGCTCAGCTTTCCTGCAAACCTCTAAAGCATGGGAACATCTAGCAGCAAATGCACAGCCTTTCGGCGGGTTGAATAAATCTGGTGGCGTACCTGGAATCGGAACAAGAGGTATAGACATATCTGCATCAGGTTTAGGAACCGATTGCAATATCCCCCATGTATATGGGTGCTTACAATTGTAGAATATATCCCTTGATGAACCGTATTCCACAATCTTCCCCGCATACATAACAGCAATATTCTTAGCGATATTAGCAACAACACCAAGATCATGAGTAATAAATATTATAGCTGTATCATATGCTTTCTGTAGATTCTTTATAAGATCCAATATCTGAGCCTGCAGTGTCACATCCAAAGCAGTCGTTGGTTCATCACATATTAACAATTTCGGATTAACCGCAAGTGCGAGAGCAATCATAGCACGTTGTCTCATGCCTCCAGAAAACTGATGTGGATATTGTTCGTATCTCTTATCAGGATTTGGGATACCTGTATTTTTTAATGCTTCAATTGCTATTTTTTTCGCTTCATTAGTTTTCATTTTAGGGTGTGCGTTCAGAATTCCTTCTGTTATTTGTTTTCCCACTTTCATTGTGGGATTGAGACTTGTCATAGGATCCTGAAATATCATACGAATATCATTGGCCCTTATCCGTAATAACTCATTCTTTTTTAGAGTGAGTATATCCTTTCCATCAAATTGTATAGAACCACTCTTACAATAACCATTTGAATTAGGATTCAACCGTAAAATAGATTTTGCTGTCACACTTTTACCACAACCAGACTCACCAACAATACCAAGTGATTCTCCTTTATTTAAACTTAGATCTACACCACGTACCGCTTGTACTTCACCCGCATATGTGTGAAAATAGAAACATAAATCTTCAATTTTTAAAATCATTTCATCCATAACATTGCTCCTCCTAATTAAGACCTCATACGTGGATCAAGTGCATCTCTTAATGCATCTCCTATTACAGTAAAACAAAGCATGGTGATACAAATCAAAAGCGCAGGGAACAATAGTTGATATGGATAAGTTAGGAATACATCCGCACCATTACTTGCTAAATTACCCCAACTTGCAAGTGGAAGTGGTAATCCTAAACCGATATAACTCAAGAACGCTTCTGCAAAAATAGCACCAGGGATTGCGAAAGCCATACTAGTTATTATTGGACTCATGGCATTTGGCACAAGGTGCTTGAATATAATCCAAACGCTACCAGTTCCTAAAGCTTTACTAGCCATTACGTATTCTGATTCTTTGATTTGAAATACCTGTCCACGGAACAGACGAGCCATTCCAATCCATCCTGTGGCTGATAAGGCTATAACAATCGGCATGAATCCAGGTTTCAATATAATGACCAAAATAGTGACCCACAACATCTGTGGAACTGCCCCAATAACTTCACATATTCTCATCATTATGTTATCTGCTGCTTTACCTATCAAACCTGCTAGTCCACCATAAAGAATACCAATAGTAGCATTAACAATTGCAACTAACACACCAATCGTCAAACTGACACGTGCTCCCTCCCAGCAACGAACCCAAAGATCTCGTCCAAGATTGTCTGTACCAAAAATATGCTTAAGAGATGGTCCATTATTTGAAATTGCCCAATTATTTTCATCATATGTATAGGGACTAATAATTGGTGCAAAAATTGCGAACAGGATAATTATAATAAGTAAAATTGTCGCAACCATCGCAATAGGATTCTTACGAAATCTTCGTGCAGCATCCTTCCAATAACTGAGTGATGGTCTTGATAATTCATCTGCTTTTAGTACACCCTCTCTAATAGGAACAAAAAGTTCCTGTGTTATAGCCACGTCTTCGTCAGTGACTACATCACTATCATGTGTAAGCGAATTATTAGTCTTAATCATAATGCCCTCCTTAACTTATTCGAATACGCGGATCTACGATACCATATAAAATATCTACAACGAAATACATTACAACTGTAATGAAACTGAACATAATTGTTAGACCCATAATCATCATGTAGTCAGATCCCTGTATCGCCATAATCATTGCATTACCTATACCCGGTATACCAAATATCTTTTCTAAAACGAAATTACCTGTTAAAACCCCTGCAAGCATAGGTCCAAAAGATGTTACCAATGGTAACAAGCTATTTCTAAGGGTATGGTGAATTATGATGCTCTTACGAGAGAGACCTTTACTTTCGGCTGTCATAATATAGTCCTGATTCATGACATCAAGCATGCTAGAACGCAACATACGTGCGTAAAAAGCAATATTCTGCATTGCAGCAGCAAATATTGGTAGTATTAAAAAAGAAAACCCTTTGTATCCAAAAATAGGCAATATTTTCAAGTTCACACCGAACAGCCGCTGAAATAGAGTTGCAAAAACAAAATTTGGTACACTTACACCTATAATGGCTATTATGATTACTAGATAATCAAATGTTTTGCCATTGTTCATGGCAGCTATAATTCCGAATATCACACCTATGATTACACCTAACAGAACACCACCTAATCCCACTTTTGCTGATACGGGCATGGCTTTCGCTACCTTATCAACAACGGATTGCCCTTTTAACTTCATACTCATACCAAAATCTCCTCTTATGAGATTCCCCATATATATTATGTAGCGTTCCAAAACAGGCTTGTCCAAACCATATTGATGATTCAGTGATTCACGTATTACCTGAGGTGTGTCACGGTCCAGTGAAAACGGATCGCCAGGCACAGCGTTCATAAGAAAAAAAGTTAAGGTTGTAATCAGAAATAATGTAATAATCATAGACACAAATCTTTTTAATGTATACTTAACCATACAATACCCTCCATATCTAAATTTTGTCATCTCCTTACAATAAAATTCTTATTTTTTTAACTATACCTTTTTTCCTTTACTATGTTGTTATAAATTAAATATATCAAATACATATATGAAAGTCAATAAAAAATAATAATATTTTATTATAATTACATTTTTTTTGCATTTTGATATTTTTTTATTTTTTAGCAATATTTTCCTTAATACCTCATAGTTATAACTTTTATTACACTATCACCACCTTCTAATACAGATACACATATAATCAGTAGATAAGTATAAAAGTATAATATTTTATACTTATTATATTTTTTTTGCATGTTGACAATTTTTTCTCATATGTTATTATGATATATATAAATGATACATAACAATATGTTAGGAGGATATATCAAATGAAATACATGACTGCTGAACCATTTAGAATTAAGATGGTGGAACCTATTAAAAAAAGTACAAAAGCCGAACGACAACAATGGTTAAAAGAAGCTCAATATAATGCTTTCAGACTCAAAGCCGATGATGTATATGTTGATTGTATAACTGATAGTGGTACATCCGCTATGAGCACACATCAATGGTCTGCTATGATGTTAGGAGACGAATCATATGCTGGTTGTAGAAGTTTCTACGAATTAGAAAAATCTGTACGAGATATTTTTGGTATGCCAATGGTACAACCTACACATCAAGGCCGAGCTGCTGATTATATTATGGCTCAAATCTATTGCAAACCTAAAAAATATGCTATTGGTAATATGCACTTCGATACATTTAGAGGTAATGCTGAAGTAATGGGTACTTATCCAGTTGACCTTGTTATTGATGAAGGTCTTGATTCAGCCAGTCCATCTCATCCTTTTAAAGGTAATCTTGACATTAATAAAATGCAATCATTGGTAGATGAAAAAGGTGCTGATCAAATATGTGTCATCATCATAACAGTTACTTGCAATAACAATGGTGGACAACCTGTTTCTATGCAAAACATTAGAGAAGTCAGTGAATTCGCTAAGAAATACAATATACCACTAGTCATGGACTCAGCAAGATTAGCTGAGAATGCTTACTTCATCAAAACAAGAGAAGAAGGATATGCAGATAAGAGTATCAAAGAAATTACCAGAGAGATGTTCTCTTATTGCGAAACCGCTACTATGAGTTCCAAAAAAGATGGGCTCGTTAATATTGGTGGTTTATTTGTTACTAGAAATAAGGATGTATTCGTTCAAGCTAATCAACTAGCTATCGTACATGAAGGCTTTATTACATACGGCGGTATGTCTGGAAGAGATATGGAAGCTCTTGCTGTCGGTCTTCAAGAAGCCTGTGATGAACAGTACCTAGAATATAGAATCAAACAAGTCAAATACCTTGGAGATAAATTAAAAGCTGCCGGTATACCTATCATTGAACCAACTGGTGGACATGGTGTATATGTTGATGGACGTAGGTTCTTCCCTCAGATTCCTCAACACGAATTCCCTTCACAACGATTGGTTGTCGCTCTATATGAAGAATCAGGTGTCAGAGCAGTTGAACTTGGTGCATGCGCTTTTGGCTCGAAAGATGAAGAAGGTAATCCTATATGGCCTGAACTAGAAACCATGCGAATCTGTGTTTCAAGAAGGGTGTATACCAATAACCATTTGGACGTAATCGTCAACGCATTGTCTGATATATATAAAAATAGAGATTCATATAAAGGTATGAAAATCGTTCATGAAGGTCCAATTTTAGCCCTAAGACATTTCACTGCTGGTTTCGAACTATTGAAATAAAGTGTATATCTTTTTTACTATAATCAGTATTCAAAAAACGTAGTTACATTATTCACTTAATGTAACTCGTTATTTTTAACTAACAATTTTTCTACGTAGAATTCTATGCATCTGGTTATATATATGTTATAATTCAATGTAATAAAATGAATTGGAGTTTTTATATGTATAATAATATTGAAACAATACTTACTCTTGCCAATATGTTGTCCAAAACCCTTGGTAAGTTTATGCAAATTACAGTAAACGATACAAAAAAATATATATTTGCAGAAAATGTCATCGAAAATGAAGCTGTTGTTGGAGAAGCGATATGCGACAATGAGCAATATTTTTTAGAGAATAATGAGATAAGGCAACTACCTTTTGTAGCTAATTACAAATCCCTATCCCATAATATGATTAAGCTACGTTCATCAACCATTTTCTTCAAAGATGAAGAAGGCAACATTGAATATATGCTCAGCATAACAACAAATGTGGATAAATTCTTGTATGTAAGGGAAATCCTTGACATATTTACGAACGGTAATCCATCTCCAGCAATCACTGAAGAGGATTCATCCAAATCACAATCTATTGATCGAGTACCGAAACTGAATTTATCTATTTCCGACATTATCGATTTGGTTATTTCTGAAGGGCAAGAACGTTATGGCACAGTTGTAAGCCGTATGACAAAATTGGAAAAGCAAAGCTTGATTCGTGAACTGCATTCTAGAGGTGCTTTTCTAATCAAAGGTGCCGTAACTGAAACCGCAACCAAACTTAATTATTCAGAAGCGACCATTTATCGTTATCTGCAAAAATTAGAGGAGGAATAGTAATGCAATCTATTTCTGAAGAGACTATACGTAACGCACTTACTGCAAATGGTTTTTTAATCCGCCATCTAAAAAAATTATCTGGTGGTTCCAACCATTTTGTATTTGCTGCCAAAATGTTAGACGACTCAGAACTAATTATAAAATTCCCACGCATACGTGAGACAGAACTGACCTTTTCTGAAGGTAATAAAGATACGTTATTCGGAGGTAAACTATCGTTAGAACGTGAAGCTTATCTCTTTGATCTTATAAGAAACGCTTCATTACCATCACCAAAGGTTTTTGGCATTTATCCAACAGCACAGGGAAATTGTATCGTTGTAGAACGTTCACCCGGCTGTAATCTTAATGATTATATGAATAATCACTCTCATTCACTTGATATTTTTCTTGATATAATGAAAAATTTAGGTTCCGACTTCAGAAAGCTACATAAAACAAGATTCACATCTTTTGGTAATATAATGAATAACTCAGAAATAGAACCTTCTGGTATAATGAACTTCGCCGACAGATATCTTCCTATTAATGATATGCTTCTAAAAAAGTGTCGTACCAAAGGTGGAATTAATGATGAAGAATATACTCAATTGAAGTTATTTTTCGACTCAAGATTT
The sequence above is a segment of the Vallitalea longa genome. Coding sequences within it:
- a CDS encoding peptide ABC transporter substrate-binding protein; this translates as MKKINVKVSVLLVMILLLIMVFSSCTKKDGEPTTNDSTNDNKGKAVEKVFNTILGGNPTSLDPIIFRDANANSIINATHEPLVRFDESGMGYEPGLAEKVEHNEDATVWTFTLREGAMWSDGTPVTTEDIVYSFQRPLNPEMNSPNVNDFFIFKNAEAIYSSRTESEDADPIEDLPYEDMGVRAEGNKIIFTLEKPTDYFIDYVRTASFAPVQKKAAEEYGALYGTDLDKIVCSGPFTLTSWDQEVSMTLEKNPNYWDADNVKLSRVEITLAKDANTIQSLYDTEAIDFMTISQEVADAGKYDNVSEVRKLSTQIIQFNSHKEIEGVAFNYFQNEKIREALGLTFDRQAFVNDVVKQPKGAAYGLVPYGMRGENGGDFREQQGDLVYDMHNFPGGSIDGKTYASGKEGAIDRAKDLFAEGLAECGKTKEQFEQEAEFVLPNAPGVITNVQAMQAMWKQYLGVNVLMKPLEMANLMPYIIGGTYQCLIGGGPTGSTYDAGEFLGFIYNEKQWESEEYNALWEKTLVATGDERIKLIKECEKMACDAYLYIPMTFKYVNYVQRENVTGLRMFSVGLEYDYKYVDIIQ
- a CDS encoding metal-dependent hydrolase family protein — translated: MKLYIFKELFNGEERLFNQSIITDGEKIIWTGDSDSDEISTFTISETIDMSDNFVMPGLIDCHVHLASIDRAPTNAIGWAQTTINALDKLKKLMTAGVVACRDLGSCEGVTIGISNAQKCGELEGLPKLISSGKALTATGGHGYEIGVECDGVDEFTKGARLVIKEGADIVKVMMSGGVNSLGEEQGPPEVNQEEIDAAVREAHARGRKVAVHAHGNTAIKRSVLAGVDSIEHGVFNSEDIMKLMIERGTFLVPTLCAPYYATVEGIRREPDNPDHKKSKAILEIHNKATLKAFSMGIPLAMGTDAGCPFNPHERAFYELVLLHNIGIDTADVLKIGTKNGAILLDQDQLGMIAVGKEASFIALSKSPFEDFNAIEGPKDVWIKGTKIQ
- a CDS encoding iron-containing alcohol dehydrogenase, whose translation is MEQFTFYNPTKIHFGAGQLNNIGDIVKKYGTKCLLVTTTKKEKVLNPLYDRVKELLSRKEIETIHYDEVVPNPTVQSIEKAIGIVNSKNVQVVVAVGGGSSIDTAKAISLFYQPDKIDWNKAYDSFTSPFADYEAVSTPVLPLITIPTTAGTGSELTQAMIISDETTDEKVCIFHNQVFPKEAIIDVELTVTMPRNLTAMTGFDAFSHAFESYMREEASVYTKTIGRQALQNIIYALPRLMEDSRNIKLREMMSEAEMFAGISLSNAAATIPHPLSEIIGGIASYIPHGQALASLYPGFVRFQITKTPEKCAEVARLFNTDLENVDDNIAASKLPVLVEDFLEILELNKSLTELGTTEEEKEKMSNHFLLGVLPFGSKEELTNILKEAF
- a CDS encoding ABC transporter ATP-binding protein, with the protein product MREVLMKVSHLSKEFNIGRNKYLKAVDDISFELNRGETLGVVGESGCGKTTLGRTLMNIYESTAGEIKLAGEILDTKNRKHRKNFSNCMQMIFQDPFASLNPRMTVGEIVSEGWAYRKLYNKKERHEKAVELLRIVGLNEEHSNRFPHEFSGGQRQRIGIARALSMNPDIIICDEPISALDVSIQAQVMNLLIELQKENNLTYIFIAHDLSMVRYISTNIMVMYLGSQMELGPSADIYHHSVHPYTQALFSAIPVPDPDMNEEHQRIMLKGEIPSPINVPKGCKFCTRCAYAKEKCKTIRPETKEVAPGHFCACHFPILENLE
- a CDS encoding aminopeptidase, producing the protein MVDNELRYYYDLFLESCNEKLNTAQRIRQNIGKHRTLEQNKLLFGGMGLDYAHNFANPRYLHELGFADADILSVIYYAFDRSLRNVMLNRPIFVWNKSDLLIALRKYFMDLDREKLQGEFDKQFCKTRIHIEDTLMLERSTTINCFNRVLESANPSNLDWMSGYGVYITKLEQEMCQYWYALPQVTIDKMANHIVDAFFHGFLSQSRTIGNRTNIRIMYAIGQEALAQGIVEILRRRGMEPIILMPSSIAYQGQCIMDHSYDYAIYSSLECYEAQKHAYSIAIERYHEYIKNTCGFIRVGTFGNEVEPDTLSKYAYHPSTDTLKIYNSMIAENRGIESNLLKPDTLSFCSVVFPDKRVGYDFQEIFDGFSKLNTEESEPYELIQEKLIGILDKCDRVHLVGMNGNVTDLNVSMSQLKNKGTQTKFLNCGGDINVPHGEMFTTPILAETNGVLNVKEIFLKNKYYKNLRLTFRDGLVTDYDCDNFSDEEENRQYIFENLLNSTENVPIGELSIGTNTLAYRMALDFNLFSRLPILLAEKMGPHIAVGDPCFARGEDSPVYNIYSGKEMIARENEITMKRKENPDCYMNFHTDITIPFNEMGLFVGTDTKLNEEHVIIRDGRFVPSVANKLNKNLE